The Candidatus Woesearchaeota archaeon region ACATAAGGGAGTACCTTTCAAAAGGAAAAAGCGAAAAGAAAAATTCTAAAACCGGCAGAGTAGAAAAAATTGTTTATGAGTATTCGCCTAAGTGTTCTGTAATCTTTGATGCAGAGGTTGAAGAAATTCTGGACAATCAAGACAAAGCAGGAAGAGAAATCACCAAAGAAGATTTAATTGATGCTTACTATACGCTGGCGGAAAAACTGGAACACAAACCAACACAACAGGAAATTAACGAACAAGGTGAATTTAAAGTTGGAAAATATCTATCTGTATTTGGTTCTTGGGTTAAGTTTCTAAGAGAAATTGGAGAATTTACAGAAGCCAGTTATCATTTCCCGCAAGGCGTACACCTCGGGCACATTCTATACATTTTAAAAACGCTTCAAAGCAATCGTTTAAAGAATACTCATCTTGACAGCAAATATATCCGAATAAGAGGAAATCTTGGAGAGGACAGATTAGGTGCTTTTCAGAGGCAGACAAAATACAAGTTGCAAGCTCTTATGGAACTTGGATTGATTGTAGATGATAGAAAGGTCGGAACAGATACCGAATACGTCCTTCAACTTACACCAAAAGGGAAACAATTAGCAGAAATTTTAAAACCTGTTTTCAAAAAACTTGACTTTGGCTTCAAAGATAAAGACAGCGATATTCCGTCTTGGGAAATGAATACTCAGCCCTCACAATTCAATGAAGCAATCAGCAAGTTCATAAAAGCAAACAAGAAACACGGTGCATTTATTACAAATGTTTTCCTTGAAATGCATGCGGTTGGCTTAATGCTGAATTATCTCTATCGTGTAGAACGTAAAAAATTAATAAATAAAAACAGCATTTATCAAGGTTTCTTCTCTGCTCCTTTTGTTGCAAACTATTGTGACAGAAACGGAATTGAAGCAGCAACCGAAGAAGGAGCAAAAAGGAGATGTCCGTTTCTTCTAAATATACTTGAAGCATTAGGCATTATTAAACAGGAAACAAGTTCAATTGAAGTATTACAATTTGTTCTGTCAAAACAGACCATACAATTGAAATCCAAAGAATCAGAAAAAGAAATATTTGAGCGAATTACTAAGATTGAGAAGAATCCAAAATCACTTTCAGACGAGGATGTCTCGCTGTTGAAAGAAGCGTTCGGCAAGGATTTTCTTACTGACAAATATTTTATTAAAAACTTTAAAACCGTAAAGTAAAATGGGAAATAAATCACATTACAATTCAGGGCATATAGCAATGAACAAGCTCAAAAAAAATGGGGTTGCTCATAGTAGTTTCATTGAATCTCAACTGCCGCAAAAAACTTATCACGGTTTATTCGTTGAGGACGCAGTTAAGTTTCTGAAAAAACTACCTGATAATTCGGTACAATTAATTTTGATTGACCCACCATATAATCTCGATTTGGCAATATGGGACACATTTAGCAATTATTTAGAATGGGCAAGGCAATGGTTGGACGAAATTTACAGGGTGCTTTTAGAAACGGGTAATTGCGTAATATTTGGCGGATTCCAATATCAAGATCTTAAAAAAGGAGACTTGTTGGAGATTATGCACTACACAAGACATAATACCGATTTGCGTTTCACTAATCTAATAATTTGGTATTACAAAAACGGAATGAGTGCGCACCGCTTTTTCGCCAACAGACACGAAGAAGCTATTTGGCTTTCAAAAACAAATAAATATTTCTTTGACTTAGATTCTGTTCGTATTCCGTTTGATGAAGAAACCAAAGAACTTTATAAGCGAGATAAGCGACTAAATCCTGAAAGCGTTGAGAAAGGCAAAAACCCAACTAATGTTTGGGAGATTAGCAGATTAAATGGCAATTCAGTTGAACGCGTGGGACACCCAACACAAAAACCACTTGAACTGATAAGAAGGTTTGTAAAAAGTCTTTCTTACCCTGGTTCTTTAGTACTTGACTTTTTTGCAGGTTCAGGAACTACGGGCCGCATTTGCATTGAAGAAAGCAGAAATTCAATTCTTGTGGACAGCGACCCAAAAATGTTGGAATATTTTGACTTACATCTAAAAAATATGAACGGCAGATTGTTTTCTGCACAGCATTGCATAAAAATCAATCCTGACTTGAATGAGTTTTTAGAGTTGGTAAAAACTGAAAGTAAAGTCGAAGCAGAATAATGCTATACCAAATTACTATATTAAATGAGAAACAAAATCTTCATAAGCCATGCCTCACCTGATGACAAC contains the following coding sequences:
- a CDS encoding site-specific DNA-methyltransferase produces the protein MGNKSHYNSGHIAMNKLKKNGVAHSSFIESQLPQKTYHGLFVEDAVKFLKKLPDNSVQLILIDPPYNLDLAIWDTFSNYLEWARQWLDEIYRVLLETGNCVIFGGFQYQDLKKGDLLEIMHYTRHNTDLRFTNLIIWYYKNGMSAHRFFANRHEEAIWLSKTNKYFFDLDSVRIPFDEETKELYKRDKRLNPESVEKGKNPTNVWEISRLNGNSVERVGHPTQKPLELIRRFVKSLSYPGSLVLDFFAGSGTTGRICIEESRNSILVDSDPKMLEYFDLHLKNMNGRLFSAQHCIKINPDLNEFLELVKTESKVEAE